The Corythoichthys intestinalis isolate RoL2023-P3 chromosome 1, ASM3026506v1, whole genome shotgun sequence genome has a segment encoding these proteins:
- the chrna3 gene encoding neuronal acetylcholine receptor subunit alpha-3 isoform X1 — translation MKGSFSLLFASTCSFLLLYLQGGACSEGEHKLFSVIFSKYNQFIRPVENVSEPVIVQFEVSMSQLVKVDEVNQIMETNLWLRHIWNDYKLKWNPKDFGGVEFIRVPSNRIWKPDIVLYNNAVGDFQVDDKTKALLRYNGEVTWIPPAIFKSSCKIDVTYFPFDYQNCTMKFGSWTYDKAKIDLVLIGSTINLKDFWESGEWMIIDAPGYKHDIKYNCCEEIYTDITYSLYIRRLPLFYTINMIIPCLLISFLTVLVFYLPSDCGEKVTLCISVLLSLTVFLLVITETIPSTSLVIPLIGEYLLFTMIFVTLSIVITVFVLNVHYRTPKTHTMPRWVRGIFLGLLPKVMFMTRPGRDPEKTSETVQMIRTRPCDVHAAVSHHKTQALASSVVVGLTNRQRPPNSTELSNLNNLNTGELSGSLCCEGRCNGCWHRRTGKLPADSGGGAGLGNIGVLNTGGVTSAGSQCSSSESLDAGVLSLLPFSPEIREAIESVKYIAENMRMQNEAKEVQDDWKYVAMVIDRIFLWVFVLVCILGTAGLFLQPLLLGEDI, via the exons ATGAAAGGCAGTTTTTCCCTCCTTTTTGCATCCACCTGTTCCTTCTTACTGTTGTATCTACAAG GAGGAGCATGTTCAGAGGGCGAGCACAAGCTCTTCTCCGTCATCTTTTCCAAGTACAACCAGTTTATTCGACCGGTGGAGAATGTGTCTGAGCCAGTCATTGTACAGTTTGAGGTGTCCATGTCCCAGCTGGTCAAAGTG GATGAAGTCAACCAGATCATGGAGACCAACCTGTGGCTCAGACAC ATCTGGAATGACTACAAACTCAAGTGGAATCCCAAAGATTTTGGAGGCGTAGAGTTCATACGAGTGCCATCCAACAGGATATGGAAGCCTGATATTGTACTGTACAATAA TGCAGTAGGAGACTTTCAGGTTGACGACAAGACAAAGGCTTTACTTCGGTACAACGGCGAGGTCACGTGGATTCCCCCTGCCATTTTCAAGAGCTCGTGTAAGATCGACGTAACCTACTTCCCCTTCGACTACCAGAACTGCACCATGAAGTTCGGCTCCTGGACCTACGACAAGGCTAAGATTGATCTGGTGCTGATCGGCTCCACCATCAACCTCAAGGATTTCTGGGAGAGCGGCGAATGGATGATAATTGACGCCCCTGGTTACAAGCACGACATCAAGTACAACTGCTGTGAGGAAATCTACACCGACATCACGTACTCTCTGTACATCCGCCGCCTTCCACTCTTCTACACAATCAACATGATTATCCCATGCCTGCTTATCTCCTTCCTCACTGTTCTCGTTTTCTATTTGCCGTCTGACTGCGGCGAGAAGGTTACGCTGTGCATCTCCGTGCTGCTCTCCCTCACCGTTTTCCTCTTGGTCATCACCGAGACCATCCCCTCCACCTCGCTGGTCATCCCCCTGATTGGCGAGTACCtccttttcaccatgattttcgTCACCCTCTCGATCGTCATCACCGTGTTCGTGCTAAACGTCCACTACCGCACGCCCAAGACACACACTATGCCGCGGTGGGTACGCGGCATCTTTCTGGGGCTGCTGCCCAAAGTCATGTTCATGACCCGACCGGGGAGGGACCCGGAGAAGACGAGCGAGACAGTTCAAATGATCCGCACAAGACCGTGCGACGTTCATGCCGCAGTGTCCCACCACAAAACTCAGGCTCTGGCCTCCAGCGTGGTGGTCGGCCTGACAAACCGCCAAAGGCCCCCAAATTCCACGGAGCTCTCTAATCTCAACAATTTGAACACAGGTGAGTTGTCGGGCTCACTGTGCTGCGAAGGACGCTGCAACGGCTGCTGGCACCGGAGAACCGGGAAACTTCCGGCAGACTCCGGAGGAGGCGCAGGCTTGGGCAATATTGGGGTCCTGAATACAGGTGGCGTGACCAGTGCAGGTAGCCAGTGCTCCAGCTCAGAGTCTCTAGATGCGGGAGTACTATCCTTGCTGCCGTTCTCCCCTGAGATCAGGGAGGCTATCGAGAGTGTCAAATACATCGCAGAAAACATGAGAATGCAGAATGAGGCAAAGGAG GTTCAAGACGATTGGAAATATGTCGCCATGGTGATCGACCGCATCTTCCTGTGGGTTTTTGTCTTGGTGTGCATCCTGGGAACCGCCGGCCTTTTCCTCCAGCCCCTTCTTCTTGGGGAAGACATATGA
- the chrna3 gene encoding neuronal acetylcholine receptor subunit alpha-3 isoform X2, producing METNLWLRHIWNDYKLKWNPKDFGGVEFIRVPSNRIWKPDIVLYNNAVGDFQVDDKTKALLRYNGEVTWIPPAIFKSSCKIDVTYFPFDYQNCTMKFGSWTYDKAKIDLVLIGSTINLKDFWESGEWMIIDAPGYKHDIKYNCCEEIYTDITYSLYIRRLPLFYTINMIIPCLLISFLTVLVFYLPSDCGEKVTLCISVLLSLTVFLLVITETIPSTSLVIPLIGEYLLFTMIFVTLSIVITVFVLNVHYRTPKTHTMPRWVRGIFLGLLPKVMFMTRPGRDPEKTSETVQMIRTRPCDVHAAVSHHKTQALASSVVVGLTNRQRPPNSTELSNLNNLNTGELSGSLCCEGRCNGCWHRRTGKLPADSGGGAGLGNIGVLNTGGVTSAGSQCSSSESLDAGVLSLLPFSPEIREAIESVKYIAENMRMQNEAKEVQDDWKYVAMVIDRIFLWVFVLVCILGTAGLFLQPLLLGEDI from the exons ATGGAGACCAACCTGTGGCTCAGACAC ATCTGGAATGACTACAAACTCAAGTGGAATCCCAAAGATTTTGGAGGCGTAGAGTTCATACGAGTGCCATCCAACAGGATATGGAAGCCTGATATTGTACTGTACAATAA TGCAGTAGGAGACTTTCAGGTTGACGACAAGACAAAGGCTTTACTTCGGTACAACGGCGAGGTCACGTGGATTCCCCCTGCCATTTTCAAGAGCTCGTGTAAGATCGACGTAACCTACTTCCCCTTCGACTACCAGAACTGCACCATGAAGTTCGGCTCCTGGACCTACGACAAGGCTAAGATTGATCTGGTGCTGATCGGCTCCACCATCAACCTCAAGGATTTCTGGGAGAGCGGCGAATGGATGATAATTGACGCCCCTGGTTACAAGCACGACATCAAGTACAACTGCTGTGAGGAAATCTACACCGACATCACGTACTCTCTGTACATCCGCCGCCTTCCACTCTTCTACACAATCAACATGATTATCCCATGCCTGCTTATCTCCTTCCTCACTGTTCTCGTTTTCTATTTGCCGTCTGACTGCGGCGAGAAGGTTACGCTGTGCATCTCCGTGCTGCTCTCCCTCACCGTTTTCCTCTTGGTCATCACCGAGACCATCCCCTCCACCTCGCTGGTCATCCCCCTGATTGGCGAGTACCtccttttcaccatgattttcgTCACCCTCTCGATCGTCATCACCGTGTTCGTGCTAAACGTCCACTACCGCACGCCCAAGACACACACTATGCCGCGGTGGGTACGCGGCATCTTTCTGGGGCTGCTGCCCAAAGTCATGTTCATGACCCGACCGGGGAGGGACCCGGAGAAGACGAGCGAGACAGTTCAAATGATCCGCACAAGACCGTGCGACGTTCATGCCGCAGTGTCCCACCACAAAACTCAGGCTCTGGCCTCCAGCGTGGTGGTCGGCCTGACAAACCGCCAAAGGCCCCCAAATTCCACGGAGCTCTCTAATCTCAACAATTTGAACACAGGTGAGTTGTCGGGCTCACTGTGCTGCGAAGGACGCTGCAACGGCTGCTGGCACCGGAGAACCGGGAAACTTCCGGCAGACTCCGGAGGAGGCGCAGGCTTGGGCAATATTGGGGTCCTGAATACAGGTGGCGTGACCAGTGCAGGTAGCCAGTGCTCCAGCTCAGAGTCTCTAGATGCGGGAGTACTATCCTTGCTGCCGTTCTCCCCTGAGATCAGGGAGGCTATCGAGAGTGTCAAATACATCGCAGAAAACATGAGAATGCAGAATGAGGCAAAGGAG GTTCAAGACGATTGGAAATATGTCGCCATGGTGATCGACCGCATCTTCCTGTGGGTTTTTGTCTTGGTGTGCATCCTGGGAACCGCCGGCCTTTTCCTCCAGCCCCTTCTTCTTGGGGAAGACATATGA